One Bombus fervidus isolate BK054 chromosome 5, iyBomFerv1, whole genome shotgun sequence DNA window includes the following coding sequences:
- the LOC139987739 gene encoding uncharacterized protein isoform X1: protein MRIAPLMNTFWILTSECAVREHVSHKCRKRRFCSGGLERSLWARFWWPLSGNDDLGNSRWTEDFGARLSGTTDEETWKSSSPAERYCVLNKDDDSRESLCESYSKGLLGSSFSWNQLVRLEQLW, encoded by the exons CACCTTTGATGAACACCTTCTGGATTCTGACCAGTGAATGTGCAGTACGA GAGCACGTCTCCCATAAATGCAGAAAACGTCGTTTCTGTTCCGGAGGACTCGAGAGAAGTTTATGGGCACGTTTTTGGTGGCCGCTTTCGGGGAACGATGATTTGGGTAATTCTCGTTGGACGGAAGATTTCGGGGCCCGATTAAGCGGAACGACTGATGAAGAGACTTGGAAATCCAGCTCTCCGGCTGAAAGGTACTGCGTACTTAATAAAGATGATGACAGTCGCGAGAGTCTTTGTGAGAGCTACTCGAAAGGCCTACTAGGCTCTTCTTTTTCGTGGAACCAACTTGTACGCTTGGAACAGCTCTGGTAA
- the LOC139987739 gene encoding uncharacterized protein isoform X4 has protein sequence MRIAPLMNTFWILTSECAVRACGCEAFLPLTRCQFQLSVEEIDTGDFGWLIAVSFNDRSTSPINAENVVSVPEDSREVYGHVFGGRFRGTMIWVILVGRKISGPD, from the exons CACCTTTGATGAACACCTTCTGGATTCTGACCAGTGAATGTGCAGTACGA GCATGCGGGTGTGAGGCCTTCCTCCCCTTGACTCGGTGTCAATTTCAATTGTCCGTTGAAGAGATTGATACGGGCGATTTTGGTTGGCTGATAGCAGTGTCATTCAACGACAGGAGCACGTCTCCCATAAATGCAGAAAACGTCGTTTCTGTTCCGGAGGACTCGAGAGAAGTTTATGGGCACGTTTTTGGTGGCCGCTTTCGGGGAACGATGATTTGGGTAATTCTCGTTGGACGGAAGATTTCGGGGCCCGATTAA